A window of the Arachis duranensis cultivar V14167 chromosome 5, aradu.V14167.gnm2.J7QH, whole genome shotgun sequence genome harbors these coding sequences:
- the LOC107488656 gene encoding uncharacterized protein LOC107488656 isoform X1 — protein sequence MDSDNCLFGSRLFGKSKNLSVVSKLSMIRRSPSRNQRSKGIKVKHVLQIILLLCVCFWLIYQIKNSHDKKKEFDDNTAHQIPKLGRKDLNAQKVEINQNEKHEEEVEDENIVEEEDENKHELHEQEELQEGKEESQHGVRGQEEEQDEDENKGEEMEDRQEVGDDEIAEKDKENSGRDINHDELIEEEKDKEEESEDEEKEEGSVENHNTHEAREEHYKGDDASSAVTHDTHSSSTETETTFTEESSGNQTDLDIKVTGAQLMPGETSNTTSGKETVNKTLPIPADSSYLNNTNRTHSHNNSETSSNLTVALAASAASNNMTGTGADTSSKQNNTGIFSESDHAQNNTVNVTVTGEGTEQGSNRGSEENLPDSEATDPIKTENGDVDAAAGEFQKVTRFVALNKTVNKDNSETSNRRSNSNLNMKNTDVNDNDNEKLKDDTQTGESGESSESFTGKGTTGSDDHNATDSHVIKDVMTDPDKLAGIRNGIDNSDKSAIE from the exons ATG GACTCTGATAATTGCTTATTCGGTTCCAGGCTATTTGGAAAAAGTAAGAACTTGAGCGTTGTAAGTAAGTTAAGCATGATAAGGCGGTCGCCAAGTCGGAACCAGCGGTCCAAAGGCATCAAGGTGAAACATGTTCTGCAGATTATTCTGTTGCTTTGTGTTTGCTTCTGGTTGATCTATCAGATTAAGAACTCACATGATAAGAAGAAGGAATTTGATGACAATACTGCACATCAGATTCCAAAACTTGGTAGAAAAGACCTTAATGCACAAAAGgttgaaataaatcaaaatgaAAAGCATGAGGAAGAAGTGGAAGATGAGAATATCGTGGAGGAAGAGGATGAAAACAAGCATGAACTCCATGAACAAGAAGAATtacaagaaggaaaagaagagaGCCAGCACGGAGTGAGGGGACAAGAGGAAGAGCaagatgaagatgaaaacaAAGGTGAGGAGATGGAAGACAGACAAGAGGTAGGAGATGACGAGATAGCTGAAAAGGATAAAGAGAATTCAGGGAGGGATATTAATCATGACGAGCTCATTgaggaagagaaagataaagaagagGAGAGTGAGGATGAGGAAAAGGAGGAGGGTTCAGTTGAAAACCACAACACTCATGAGGCCCGGGAGGAGCATTACAAGGGCGATGATGCCTCCAGTGCTGTGACTCATGATACTCATTCAAGTAGCACTGAAACTGAGACTACTTTTACAGAAGAAAGTAGCGGGAATCAAACTGATTTGGATATTAAGGTCACAGGAGCTCAACTGATGCCGGGGGAAACGTCTAACACAACTTCTGGTAAAGAAACTGTAAACAAGACTTTGCCCATCCCAGCGGATAGTTCATATCTAAATAATACCAACAGAACACATTCTCACAATAACTCGGAGACAAGCAGTAATTTGACAGTAGCACTAGCAGCCAGTGCTGCCAGCAATAACATGACGGGAACTGGAGCTGACACTTCATCTAAACAGAATAATACGGGGATATTTTCCGAATCAGACCATGCTCAAAATAATACAGTGAATGTAACAGTCACAGGAGAAGGAACAGAGCAGGGAAGCAATAGAGGATCTGAAGAAAACCTTCCTGATTCTGAGGCAACAGACCCTATCAAAACAGAAAATGGAGATGTCGATGCAGCTGCTGGTGAATTCCAAAAGGTAACAAGATTTGTAGCATTAAACAAAACTGTGAACAAGGATAACAGTGAAACAAGCAACAGAAGGAGTAATTCAAATTTGAACATGAAGAACACAGATGTCAACGACAATGACAATGAGAAATTGAAGGATGACACTCAGACAGGTGAAAGTGGAGAATCATCAGAGTCATTCACTGGGAAGGGAACTACTGGTTCAGATGATCATAATGCTACTGATTCTCATGTTATCAAGGATGTGATGACTGATCCGGATAAGTTGGCCGGTATTAGAAATGGAATAGATAATAGTGACAAAAGTGCAATAGAATAA
- the LOC107488656 gene encoding uncharacterized protein LOC107488656 isoform X2: MIRRSPSRNQRSKGIKVKHVLQIILLLCVCFWLIYQIKNSHDKKKEFDDNTAHQIPKLGRKDLNAQKVEINQNEKHEEEVEDENIVEEEDENKHELHEQEELQEGKEESQHGVRGQEEEQDEDENKGEEMEDRQEVGDDEIAEKDKENSGRDINHDELIEEEKDKEEESEDEEKEEGSVENHNTHEAREEHYKGDDASSAVTHDTHSSSTETETTFTEESSGNQTDLDIKVTGAQLMPGETSNTTSGKETVNKTLPIPADSSYLNNTNRTHSHNNSETSSNLTVALAASAASNNMTGTGADTSSKQNNTGIFSESDHAQNNTVNVTVTGEGTEQGSNRGSEENLPDSEATDPIKTENGDVDAAAGEFQKVTRFVALNKTVNKDNSETSNRRSNSNLNMKNTDVNDNDNEKLKDDTQTGESGESSESFTGKGTTGSDDHNATDSHVIKDVMTDPDKLAGIRNGIDNSDKSAIE, encoded by the coding sequence ATGATAAGGCGGTCGCCAAGTCGGAACCAGCGGTCCAAAGGCATCAAGGTGAAACATGTTCTGCAGATTATTCTGTTGCTTTGTGTTTGCTTCTGGTTGATCTATCAGATTAAGAACTCACATGATAAGAAGAAGGAATTTGATGACAATACTGCACATCAGATTCCAAAACTTGGTAGAAAAGACCTTAATGCACAAAAGgttgaaataaatcaaaatgaAAAGCATGAGGAAGAAGTGGAAGATGAGAATATCGTGGAGGAAGAGGATGAAAACAAGCATGAACTCCATGAACAAGAAGAATtacaagaaggaaaagaagagaGCCAGCACGGAGTGAGGGGACAAGAGGAAGAGCaagatgaagatgaaaacaAAGGTGAGGAGATGGAAGACAGACAAGAGGTAGGAGATGACGAGATAGCTGAAAAGGATAAAGAGAATTCAGGGAGGGATATTAATCATGACGAGCTCATTgaggaagagaaagataaagaagagGAGAGTGAGGATGAGGAAAAGGAGGAGGGTTCAGTTGAAAACCACAACACTCATGAGGCCCGGGAGGAGCATTACAAGGGCGATGATGCCTCCAGTGCTGTGACTCATGATACTCATTCAAGTAGCACTGAAACTGAGACTACTTTTACAGAAGAAAGTAGCGGGAATCAAACTGATTTGGATATTAAGGTCACAGGAGCTCAACTGATGCCGGGGGAAACGTCTAACACAACTTCTGGTAAAGAAACTGTAAACAAGACTTTGCCCATCCCAGCGGATAGTTCATATCTAAATAATACCAACAGAACACATTCTCACAATAACTCGGAGACAAGCAGTAATTTGACAGTAGCACTAGCAGCCAGTGCTGCCAGCAATAACATGACGGGAACTGGAGCTGACACTTCATCTAAACAGAATAATACGGGGATATTTTCCGAATCAGACCATGCTCAAAATAATACAGTGAATGTAACAGTCACAGGAGAAGGAACAGAGCAGGGAAGCAATAGAGGATCTGAAGAAAACCTTCCTGATTCTGAGGCAACAGACCCTATCAAAACAGAAAATGGAGATGTCGATGCAGCTGCTGGTGAATTCCAAAAGGTAACAAGATTTGTAGCATTAAACAAAACTGTGAACAAGGATAACAGTGAAACAAGCAACAGAAGGAGTAATTCAAATTTGAACATGAAGAACACAGATGTCAACGACAATGACAATGAGAAATTGAAGGATGACACTCAGACAGGTGAAAGTGGAGAATCATCAGAGTCATTCACTGGGAAGGGAACTACTGGTTCAGATGATCATAATGCTACTGATTCTCATGTTATCAAGGATGTGATGACTGATCCGGATAAGTTGGCCGGTATTAGAAATGGAATAGATAATAGTGACAAAAGTGCAATAGAATAA
- the LOC107488657 gene encoding uncharacterized protein LOC107488657, with product MDPCHYVRLLVGNLALKSPASSKPSFSGKVHPSTSSCFCEIKLRGAGSQRSHAATVPITSDTHPTPHSMAACFDFTKPHIEKLLSSKKPTTITISLYKGRADTSFSFFSSPKLLGKISVPIDFTMLDSKPVTFHTGWVNLAKADNKSSSAQSLHLTVRAEPDPRFVFRFDGEPECSPQVFQVKGDVKQPVFSCKFSFRDKNQGQFQSSSANANHMAERKGWSITVHDLSGSPVAAASMVTPFVPSPGSHRVSRSNPGAWLIIRPEGDGTWKPWGRLEAWREPNSSNAVGYRFEVLPATADPVTLAAATISSQHGGKFTIDIATGVTPVSTPHGSWDLGSRSRPGSGSGVDFGLDPMLMYKGFVMSARVDGEGKCSKPEVEVGVKHVTCTEDAAAFVALAAAMDLSMDACKLFSQKLRKELRQ from the coding sequence ATGGATCCGTGCCACTACGTGCGGCTCCTCGTTGGAAACTTGGCCCTGAAATCACCGGCGTCATCCAAGCCCTCCTTCTCCGGCAAGGTGCACCCTTCCACTTCGTCGTGCTTCTGCGAGATCAAGCTCAGGGGAGCAGGTTCACAGCGATCCCACGCGGCCACAGTTCCTATAACCTCGGACACGCACCCTACTCCGCACTCCATGGCCGCATGCTTCGACTTCACCAAACCCCACATTGAGAAGCTCCTGAGTTCCAAGAAGcccaccaccatcaccatctCCCTCTACAAGGGCCGCGCAGAcacttccttctccttcttctcctcacCCAAACTCCTCGGCAAAATCTCAGTTCCCATCGATTTCACCATGCTAGACTCAAAACCCGTCACGTTCCACACCGGCTGGGTTAACCTCGCCAAAGCAGACAACAAATCCTCCTCCGCCCAGTCACTGCACCTAACAGTCCGGGCTGAGCCCGACCCGAGGTTTGTGTTCCGGTTCGACGGCGAACCGGAGTGCAGCCCGCAGGTTTTTCAAGTAAAAGGCGATGTGAAGCAACCGGTTTTCAGTTGCAAGTTCAGCTTTCGGGACAAGAATCAGGGACAGTTCCAATCTTCTTCGGCTAATGCGAATCACATGGCGGAGCGGAAGGGATGGTCCATCACAGTCCACGATTTGTCGGGTTCGCCAGTCGCCGCGGCCTCCATGGTCACGCCCTTCGTTCCCTCACCCGGGTCGCACCGGGTCAGCCGATCCAACCCGGGAGCATGGCTCATAATCCGACCCGAGGGGGACGGCACCTGGAAGCCTTGGGGTCGTCTGGAGGCCTGGCGGGAACCCAACAGCTCCAACGCCGTAGGGTACCGATTCGAGGTGCTTCCGGCTACCGCCGATCCCGTGACCCTGGCCGCCGCTACTATCAGCTCCCAGCATGGCGGGAAGTTCACCATCGACATTGCTACCGGCGTGACCCCTGTGAGCACTCCACATGGGAGCTGGGATTTGGGGTCCCGGTCTCGACCCGGATCAGGATCGGGTGTGGATTTCGGGTTGGACccgatgttgatgtataaggggTTTGTGATGTCGGCGAGGGTGGACGGTGAGGGGAAGTGCAGCAAGCCGGAGGTGGAGGTTGGGGTGAAGCATGTGACTTGCACGGAGGATGCTGCGGCTTTTGTTGCTCTTGCGGCGGCGATGGACTTGAGCATGGACGCTTGCAAATTGTTTTCTCAGAAGCTCCGAAAGGAGTTGAGGCAGTAG